Part of the Salinimonas iocasae genome, TTACTCTATCGCGTCAAGTCAGAGTGAAGTTGAGGATGAGGTTCATCTGACGGTCGCTCACGTGGATTATGAAGCATTTGGCGTACGTCATCAGGGCGGCGCGTCAGGATTTTTATGCGACCGACTGGCTGAGGGTGGCGAAGTAAACGTATTTGTTGAGAAGAACGATAACTTCAGGCTTCCTGAGTCATCAGATACACCGGTTATTATGGTTGGTCCGGGTACAGGTATTGCGCCTTTCAGAGCGTTTATGCAGGAGCGTGATGCCCAGGAAGCGCAGGGTAAGAACTGGCTGTTTTTCGGCAACCCGCATTTCACTCAGGATTTTCTGTATCAGGTTGAGTGGCAGGGTTATGTCAAAAGCGGCCTGCTGGATAAAATCACGCTGGCGTTCTCTCGCGATCAAAAAGAAAAAGTGTATGTACAGCATCGCTTACTTGAGCATGGCGCGCAGGTCTTTGAATGGCTAGAGCAGGGCGCACATTTTTATGTGTGTGGCGATGCAATGCACATGGCTAAAGATGTTGAGGCTGCGCTGATAAGTATTATTCAGGAGCATGGCGGTAAGTCGGAACAAGATGCTAAGGCTTACCTTGTAGCTTTACGTAAAGCAAAACGTTATCAGAAGGATGTCTATTAATGAGCAATGATAAAAAACCATTCATCGTTGAAGGCAAACTGTCTGACAACGAGCGATTAAAAGCAGAAAGCCGTCATCTACGCGGAACCATTGAGCAGGATCTGAAAGATGAGCTGACCGGCGGCTTCACTGCCGATAATTTCCAGCTTATTCGTTTTCACGGTATGTATCAGCAGGATGACCGTGATATTCGACCTGAGCGGGCTAAACAAAAATTAGAGCCTTTGCACAATGTAATGCTACGCGCCCGACTACCCGGCGGCATCATTACCCCTGACCAGTGGCAGGTTATTGATAAGTTTGCAGCAGATCATACTCTGTACGGCAGCATTCGTCTGACTACCAGACAAACCTTTCAGTTTCACGGTGTGCTTAAGCCTGAAATTAAAAAGATGCACCAGACACTGAACAAGGCTGGCATTGATTCCATCGCCACAGCAGGCGATGTAAACCGTAATGTGCTGTGTACCTCTAATCCTATTGAGTCTGAGCTTCACCTGGAAGCTTACGAATGGGCCAAGAAGATAAGCGAACACTTACTTCCTAAAACCCGTGCATATGCGGAAATCTGGCTGGATGGTGAAAAAGTCGAAAGCACCGAGGACGAAGTAGAGCCGATACTTGGCGATAACTATCTGCCACGTAAATTCAAAACAACAGTTGTTATACCTCCACAAAATGATGTGGATGTACACGCCAATGATCTGAATTTTGTGGCGATTGAGGAAAATGGCAAACTGGTTGGCTTCAATGTGCTGGTAGGTGGCGGTCTGGCTATGACCCACGGCGATACTTCGACTTATCCGCGCAAAGCTGATGATTTTGGGTTTATTTCTTTAAAAGATACGCTGGCCGTTGCGGAAGCTGTGGTCACTACCCAGCGCGACTGGGGTAACCGGGTCAATCGTAAGAATGCCAAAACCAAGTATACGCTTGAACGGGTTGGTGTTGAAAACTTCAAAGCTGAAGTTGAGAAACGTGCCGGCATCAGTTTCCAGGAAAGCCGTCCTTATACCTTTACCAGCCGCGGTGATCGTTTTGGCTGGGTAGAGGGCATTGATGGCAAGTATCACCTGACTGTGTTCATTGAAAATGGCCGGATTCTTGATTTTCCTGAGCGCACATTGAAAACCGGGTGCCTGGAAATTGCCAAAATCCATCAGGGAGATTTCAGATTAACGGCTAATCAGAACCTTATCATTGCCGGCGTGCCTGCTGATCAGAAAGACGTCATCGAAAAACTGGCGCGCGAGCATGGTCTGATTGAGGCTGATACATCGCAGCAGATGCTGGACTCAATGGCCTGTGTTTCGTTACCTACTTGCCCGCTGGCAATGGCTGAAGCAGAGCGCTATCTGCCGGAAGCTGTCAGAAGAATGGAAGATATTTTAACAGCTCACGATCTTGCTGATGAAAGTATTATCTTCAGAATTACTGGCTGCCCGAATGGCTGTGGCAGGGCAATGCTGGCGGAAATCGGTTTGGTAGGTAAGGGCCCGGGTAAATACAACCTGCACCTTGGTGGTAATCGTGAAGGAACCCGTATTCCGCGCATGTATCGGGAGAACATTGGCGAAGATGAGATTTTCGCCGAAATCGATACGCTGGTCACAAAGTGGTCTGATGAACGCCAGGCAAAAGAATCTTTTGGCGACTTCGTTATACGTGCCGGCATTATTAAACCTGTAGTGGATTCAGCAAGAGACTTTTATGAGTAGCGCAGATCCCCTTTTACAACAGCCGCTCACTTTGAATGCTGACAGCGCTCAGTTAGATGCGATTAATGCGCATCTTGAGACACTGACTGCTGCGCAGCGGGTAGAGTGGGCGTTGGACAACTTGCCGGCTAACCCCATAGTGTCTTCCAGCTTTGGTGCACAATCAGCGGTTATGCTGCATTTACTGACGCAGCAGCAGCCTGAGATTCCGGTGGTGCTGACGGACACGGGGTATTTATTCCCCGAGACCTATCAGTTTATTGATGATATGACCAAGCGTCTTAATCTTAATTTGCATGTGTACAGTGCTTCGATGTCTGCAGCATGGCAGGAAGCCCGATTCGGCAGATTATGGGAGCAAGGGATGGAAGGCCTTGAGCAATACAACCAGATGAACAAGGTCGAGCCGATGCAGCGCGCGTTAAGTGAGCTGAACGCCGGAACCTGGTTTGCTGGTCTGCGTCGTAGTCAGTCAGATAGTCGCGAAAAATTGCCGGTACTGCAAAAAGTGGGAGACCAGTTCAAGCTTTACCCAATTATCGACTGGTCTAACAAAGACCTGCATTACTACCTGAAAGAGCACGATCTGCCATATCACCCATTGTGGGAGCAAGGCTACGTGTCAATCGGTGACTGGCATACCACTCAATCGCTTCAGGAAGGTATGAGCGAACAGGATACCCGCTTCTTCGGACTCAAGCGTGAGTGTGGGTTACATGAATTTGGTGACGGAATCTGATTACCTAATCATCATATTCAACAAAAAACGCCGGCGACATTAACTGGTACAACGCGGTTAAATAGTCGTCGGTTTGTTTTTTCTCAAACAACCTGAAGAGTTCCGCACCCACCGAAGTAAATTTATAGTAAACCAGTGCAGAGCCTGGTTTTTTCGCTTGCAGCGAATATGATTGCCTGCCACAACGCCAGTGGACGGGTATTCCGGGCGCCAGTTCCGAGCTCTCAATTTCACTGGCAAAGATAAGCTTTAAATCAATCAGCGCCAACAGGTCGGGATAAGATAATCCAAACGAGGAAAGATTAAGTTGCCCGGGTGGCTGGGGACGAAGAATATCGATAACCGCCCGACGCCGGTAATAGCCCACCAGAATGCGCGGGATTGCAGAACGTGCTGGCCAACTGGCTATGCTTACCGCGCGACGAAAAAGCCGGGCGTCTCGTTCAGTTAATAACCGGATTGTCTCTAAACTTCGCAACGAGAAGCTGCCAGGCGCGCTGAGCTCTACCGCAAGTATTTTACCCCATAGTTCCTGCATTGCCGCACTATAGATATTTTCTGCAAGCGCCTGGAATGCGAAGAACCAGTCAGGATCCAGCTCCTTTTGTGGTGACGCTTTGATGCTTACATTTCTGGCAATATTGCCAATACGCTTGAGGTTATTGATGCGGTTGAGGGTCTGTGCTCTCAGTCGCCTGTCCACAGCATAGTTGTCCCCACTATCATCAGGTGTCTGGTCGTTGATATTAATACCGGACAATTCAAACCAATTATCTAATTGAGCCGATCCTGCATTCACAAAGTCAGAAGTGTTTGTTTTTTCATCTGGTTTCTTAAGGTTACTGGTCTTATCAGATACGTTTGCTGAAAAAGGTTTTGATGACATTTGTGTATGCTTTTATCCGGTTTATAAGGGATTTGTCAGGTAATCTTGTTATCTGTGAGCTGCGTCTCTGCACGGCAAACACTATTGCATTGGTTACAAGGCTTTGCAATTTACTGAGCAAGGAGTAGGATTAAAAAATGCGGTAGTAAGGATTTCTCCGATAATGACGCAATCTTACGAAAATGATGAATTAGTCTTTCTGGACGAAGATACAAATAATACGCTTCCGGTCAAAAATTATCAGTACTGGAACATACTGGTGGTGGATGACGACGAGGAAATCCACACAGTTACACGATTAGCTTTAGCGGATTTGATTGTTAATGATCGCAAGCTGAATTTTTTGCATGCTTACACCGCAGAGCAGGCGAAGGATGTGCTGAACGAGTACGGTTCTCAAATTGCTATTATTCTGCTTGATGTCGTGATGGAGACCGATAACGCAGGCCTGAATCTGGTCAAATTTTTGCGCGAATCACTTTCTTTGCAGGAACCCCGGATTGTACTTCGGACCGGCCAGCCCGGATATGCGCCTGAAGAAACAATTATCAAAGATTACGACATTAACGACTATAAAACAAAAACAGAACTCACCCGCAGTAAGCTGGTGACTACGGTTATTGCCTCGCTACGTTCTTACCAGCAAATTCTTACGATTAATCAAAGTCGGGTCGGGCTGCAGAAAATCATTGATTCTGCATCTAACTTACTTGAAGAGCATTCCGTAAAATCATTCTGCGAAGGGGTGGTTACGCAACTGAGTTCGCTTATTGGTCTTGATGAAGAAGGGCTGGTTTGTGCTAAGGCCGGTTCGATGCTGGACAAGGACAGCGAGGAAATCTTTGTTATCGGGGCAGCCGGCAATTTTGCCAGGCTGATTAACCAGCCTGTAAGTCAGTTAAACAACCCAGGTATCAGCGAAAATATCGAACGGTGTTTACGCTATAAGCGACATATTTTTGAAGATGGCACCTCAGTGCTGTATTTACATCGCGCAGGGTTTGAGGCTGCGGTGTATGTAAATATGGAAAAAGAGTTGAACGAGATAGATCGTCAGCTACTGGAAGTATTCTTGTCCAGCATTTCGGTGGGCTATGAAAATGTTCACTTATTTCACCAGCTTCGAAATGCCGCGTTTCGCGACTGGCTAACCAGACTGCCTAATCGAAATGAGTTGATTAATGTACTGGACCAGCATCGCCCCGAGCATCAGGGAGCCAGTGCTGCATTGATTGATATCAGTCATTTTTCAGATATTAACGATGGATTAGGGCAGGAAACCGGAAATTCAGTGCTTCAGGCGGTAGCCAGTCGATTAGAGTCTATGACTACAGACAGAGTCATAAAAGCACGAATCGGTGGCGACGTTTTTGCGCTGGTAGGTCCGCCCGATGAAGTCAATCCGGAAAACATCAATCGTATTTTCCAGTCATCTGTTCAGGCGCTGGACCATAGCATTCCGCTGAATGTGACTATTGGTATGAGCGAAATTCAGGACGATTGTTTTCATGGTCTGGAAGTTTTAAAGCGAACGAATATCGCATTAAATCGCGCTAAGCGACACCATACAGAAAACTTTGCTTTTTATGCCCCGGAGATTGAAGAAAGCACCACGACTCAACTTGGTATGATCAGGAAATTGCGCAGCGATTTTGCTGATACGAAGCTTCAGTTATGGTTTCAGCCCCAAATTGACTTGCGTAGTGGAAGGGTGGCCGGGCTGGAAGGATTGTTACGCTGGCCTGACGGAAAAGGCGGATATATTCCCCCATCTGAATTCATACCTCTTGCAGAATATTCCGGGCTTATTGTTGATATTGGCAGGTGGGTGCTCGAAGAAGCCTGTCGACGCATTAGTCAACTGCGTGAAAATGGTTATGAACAGTTAAGGGTTGCGGTAAACATCTCAATTCCACAGTTTCGCGACAGATACTTTGTTGAAAAAGTAAAAACCGCACTAGACCGGTATAACTGTCCGTCAGGCAGTCTGGAATTAGAAATTACCGAAAGCGTCGTTATGGATGAACCGCAAATTGTCATAGATGCATTGGCTGCACTTAAAGCCCACGGCGTGGCTATTGCAATTGACGATTTCGGAACGGGCTTTTCATCAATGAGTTATTTACAACGTTTGCCGTTAGATCGCTTAAAAGTAGACCGTTCGTTTGTCAACGATATCGTACCGGGTAAAAATGCGGTTATTGCTGAGACTATTGTCAGTCTTGGCAACAAATTAGGTTTGGTGACCATCGCTGAAGGTGTCGAAACCCAGGAGCAGGCTCGCTATATGACCGAGCTGGGGTGTGATGAGGCGCAGGGATATTTATACGCCCGTCCTATGCCTTTTGACGACCTGATGCAGTTTTTATCAGGCCGTCAAGGCTAGTTTTCGAGCAATGCTTGCACCCGCTGTTGCAGCGCTGGAACAAGCGATGACTCGAACCACGGGTTTTTACCTAACCAGCGGTTGTTCCTTCCGGAAGGGTGGGGCGTAATAATGATGCTTTGCGAGGCATGTGCTTCGCTTTGCACCGCCTCCGTAAGCGTTTTATATTTGGGGCAATAAAATTGCTGGGCGTATCGACCCACAAGTACCGTAAGGGAAGGGTTGATGCGGCTAAGTAGCTGATGATGCCACGCCGGTGCACATTCCTTCCGGGGAGGCGCATCAGCACCATTTTTATAGCCGGGAAAGCAAAAGCCCATAGGGATAAGTGAGATAAGCTTTTCATTATAAAACGTATTTGTGTCGATACCCATCCAGCGGCGTAATCGGTCGCCACTGCGATCATTCCATGGTGTCGCGCTGTCATGGGCGAGAATACCAGGCGCCTGGCCGATAATTACGATTCGGCTGTGTTCTGATGCCGCTAACACCGGGCGGGGAGCCTGAGGAAGTGCCGCTTCGCAAAGGGTGCAGGCACGAACCCGGTTCATCAGCGCATCGAAACTTTCTTTTTCATATTTCAAATATTTCACCTGCTGTCACAAAGTTGTCATAAAACTATGATCTTGATTTGATCTCTGGTCGTTTACAGAGTATGCTGTTTCATACAGTAATAAATAGTTATTACGAAGTCAGGAGATAAACATGCGTAAATCATTATTAGGTCTAGCACTGCTTACAACAACAGGCATTGCGCATGCGGAATCCAACGAAAATCAGCTTTTTGATTGCATGGACCGTACGACGTTTGAAGTAAATAGCGAGTGTATGTCCAATCAGATCACCAGCAACATTCGCTTCAAAGAAGCCGAGCAAAAAGTTGTGAACATGGCGAGCGAGTCTCGTGGTGATTACGCTATTGCTACGATGACATTCGATCCGCGTAAAATGCAGATCGATATTGTTGCACATCGCGACGCACTTCAGGCAATGAATCGCGTTTCGACAAAAAACTAATTTTTCCGCATTACGAAAAAACCGGTCAGTTGACCGGTTTTTTTGTGTCTGAATTCCGGATTAAAAAATCCGGTTAAGCCCGTTCAGTGCAGCCACCCGATAAGCTTCTGCCATAGTTGGGTAGTTAAACGTGGTGTTCACAAAGTAATCCAGGGTGTTGCCATCACCTTTCTGCTGCATGATAGCCTGACCGATGTGCACAATTTCTGATGCACGCTCACCAAAACAGTGTATACCGAGAATCTTTTTCGTTTCCCGATGGAATAGAATTTTCAGGCTTCCTACTGTAGTCGATGCAATTTGCGCTCGGGCCAGATGTTTAAATTGTGCGCGGCCTACTTCGTAAGGTACTTTCTGCTCAGTCAGCTCCTGCTCAGTTTTCCCTACTGAACTTATCTCAGGGATTGTGTAGATTCCGGTGGGGATATCTTCTACCAACCCGGTATTCGCCTTACCTTCAAGCATTGCTTCTGCCGCAAAGCGACCCTGGTTATAAGCTGCTGATGCGAGACTTGGATAACCGATAACGTCACCTACGGCAAAAATGTTGTCTACATCAGTCTGATAGTTTTCATTAACATTCAGCTGCCCGCGACTGTTCGCTTTTATACCTACGGCATCCAGGTTCAGCAAATCAGTATTGCCGGTGCGCCCGTTGGCAAATAACAGGCAGTCGGCACGCATACGTTTGCCTGATTCAAGATTCAGTATAACGCTGTCTTCTTTGCCTTCGACGGACTTGTAGGTTTCGTTGTTACGAATGACCACGCCGTTGTTCCATAAGTGATAACTCAGTGCATCAGAGATTTCGGCATCAAGGAAAGATAACAGTCGGTCCCGCATATTAACTAAATCAACTTTCACACCCATACCCCGAAAGATACTGGCATACTCTGAGCCAACAACACCCGCACCATAGATAATGATAGAGCGTGGCTGATGCTTAAGTGAAAGGATACTGTCAGAATTGTAGATTCGTGGATGGTCAAAATCGATATCACTGGGGCAATAAGGTCGTGAGCCTGTGGCGAGTAACACCTGCGCTGTGGTTAAGCGCTCCTCAGAACCATCGTTGTTAGCAATCTTCAAGGTATTTTTATCCTCGAAGCTGGCTACCCCATAAAACAAGTCAACGCGATTCCGGTCATAGAATGAAGAGCGCAATTTGGTCTGGCTTTGAATCACCCCGCTGGCATGCCGCATAATATCTTCAAACTTAACCTGTTGATTAAGATTATTCTCTGAAAATAATGGCGTGTTGTTGTATTCAATAAGCCGGCTGACGGAGTGACGCAGCGCCTTAGATGGAATGGTTCCCCAGTGTGTACAGCCACCGCCTACAGATTTATAGCGTTCTACTACGGCGACGCGTTTGCCAGCCTTGGCAAGCTGCATCGCGGCACCCTCACCACCGGGGCCTGTGCCAATAACGACCGCATCGTAATTAAAGCTGGTTGGCTTCTTTTTGGTACTGGCTGCTTTTTTTGTCATACCACTCACTCTTTTATTAACGTTACTGCTTGATTTACGCGCTACAGTATCGCCAGATCAACTATTTACCGAGCGCTGCGAGCCATCTTTTGCTTCTTTGACTCTGGTGGCCAGGTTCAGCGTAAAGACGGTGCCACCCCCGTCGGCGGCCGCAACATGAATTTGCCCCTCCAGCACCTGCGTGACCCATTGATGTATCAGGTGAAGACCGAGACCTGAGTTTCCTTTATGCCGACCTGATGTAACAAAGGGGTCAAACAACGTATCTGCAACGGAGGGATCTATGCCATTTCCATCATCTTTAATACTGATTATTACGCGGTCGTCCTGCCTGTTCGCACTGATAGTAATAATGCCGTGTTGTCCCGGTGAAAATGCATGGGTCAGACTATTGTTTATCAGATTTTGCAAAACCTGCGACACGATACCCGGGTAACTGGTCAGATAAATGCTTTTGGGTATGTCCAGTTTTAACTCAACAGGGGAGTTCTTCAACTGTGGGCCCATCGCATTGATGATATCGCTGGCATTCTGAAGTAAGTTAAAATGCGTAATATGTTCACTGCTTCTGTCTACAGATAATCTTTTAAAACGCTTAATTAGCTGGCTGGCGCGCTGTAGGTTACTCAATGCCAGTTGTATCGATGTATCACTTTGCTGAAGAAAATCATCCAGTGCAGATTTACGTAAACCTGACTCAATTTGTTTCTTTAAATCATGCAATCTGCTTTGCTGACTGCTTACTGACATAATAACAGCGCCCAGTGGCGTGTTGAGTTCATGTGCCACACCGGAAACCAACATACCCAGCGAGGCCATTTTTTCTATCTCTACTAACTCTTCGCGAAGCTGCTCTTGGAGTGCCAGCGCTTGCTGCAATTCGGCCTTTTCATGCTTTAGCCTGGTTCCTAACATTTTGATTCGGTAAGACGTAATCAGTTCACGGTACAGTGCAATGGCCCCTATGAGCAAGATAATCGCAGCGGTGATAGAAGCGGGAATCAGCGCCTGTCGGCGAAGTTCGAGATAAAAAGATGCTGGGGTTTCCGCGATAAAGAATAAAGTCTGCGTGCGTTGGGCATCTTCACTTAAGTGAATCGCAAGCTT contains:
- a CDS encoding bifunctional diguanylate cyclase/phosphodiesterase, which gives rise to MMTQSYENDELVFLDEDTNNTLPVKNYQYWNILVVDDDEEIHTVTRLALADLIVNDRKLNFLHAYTAEQAKDVLNEYGSQIAIILLDVVMETDNAGLNLVKFLRESLSLQEPRIVLRTGQPGYAPEETIIKDYDINDYKTKTELTRSKLVTTVIASLRSYQQILTINQSRVGLQKIIDSASNLLEEHSVKSFCEGVVTQLSSLIGLDEEGLVCAKAGSMLDKDSEEIFVIGAAGNFARLINQPVSQLNNPGISENIERCLRYKRHIFEDGTSVLYLHRAGFEAAVYVNMEKELNEIDRQLLEVFLSSISVGYENVHLFHQLRNAAFRDWLTRLPNRNELINVLDQHRPEHQGASAALIDISHFSDINDGLGQETGNSVLQAVASRLESMTTDRVIKARIGGDVFALVGPPDEVNPENINRIFQSSVQALDHSIPLNVTIGMSEIQDDCFHGLEVLKRTNIALNRAKRHHTENFAFYAPEIEESTTTQLGMIRKLRSDFADTKLQLWFQPQIDLRSGRVAGLEGLLRWPDGKGGYIPPSEFIPLAEYSGLIVDIGRWVLEEACRRISQLRENGYEQLRVAVNISIPQFRDRYFVEKVKTALDRYNCPSGSLELEITESVVMDEPQIVIDALAALKAHGVAIAIDDFGTGFSSMSYLQRLPLDRLKVDRSFVNDIVPGKNAVIAETIVSLGNKLGLVTIAEGVETQEQARYMTELGCDEAQGYLYARPMPFDDLMQFLSGRQG
- the cysI gene encoding assimilatory sulfite reductase (NADPH) hemoprotein subunit: MSNDKKPFIVEGKLSDNERLKAESRHLRGTIEQDLKDELTGGFTADNFQLIRFHGMYQQDDRDIRPERAKQKLEPLHNVMLRARLPGGIITPDQWQVIDKFAADHTLYGSIRLTTRQTFQFHGVLKPEIKKMHQTLNKAGIDSIATAGDVNRNVLCTSNPIESELHLEAYEWAKKISEHLLPKTRAYAEIWLDGEKVESTEDEVEPILGDNYLPRKFKTTVVIPPQNDVDVHANDLNFVAIEENGKLVGFNVLVGGGLAMTHGDTSTYPRKADDFGFISLKDTLAVAEAVVTTQRDWGNRVNRKNAKTKYTLERVGVENFKAEVEKRAGISFQESRPYTFTSRGDRFGWVEGIDGKYHLTVFIENGRILDFPERTLKTGCLEIAKIHQGDFRLTANQNLIIAGVPADQKDVIEKLAREHGLIEADTSQQMLDSMACVSLPTCPLAMAEAERYLPEAVRRMEDILTAHDLADESIIFRITGCPNGCGRAMLAEIGLVGKGPGKYNLHLGGNREGTRIPRMYRENIGEDEIFAEIDTLVTKWSDERQAKESFGDFVIRAGIIKPVVDSARDFYE
- the sthA gene encoding Si-specific NAD(P)(+) transhydrogenase produces the protein MTKKAASTKKKPTSFNYDAVVIGTGPGGEGAAMQLAKAGKRVAVVERYKSVGGGCTHWGTIPSKALRHSVSRLIEYNNTPLFSENNLNQQVKFEDIMRHASGVIQSQTKLRSSFYDRNRVDLFYGVASFEDKNTLKIANNDGSEERLTTAQVLLATGSRPYCPSDIDFDHPRIYNSDSILSLKHQPRSIIIYGAGVVGSEYASIFRGMGVKVDLVNMRDRLLSFLDAEISDALSYHLWNNGVVIRNNETYKSVEGKEDSVILNLESGKRMRADCLLFANGRTGNTDLLNLDAVGIKANSRGQLNVNENYQTDVDNIFAVGDVIGYPSLASAAYNQGRFAAEAMLEGKANTGLVEDIPTGIYTIPEISSVGKTEQELTEQKVPYEVGRAQFKHLARAQIASTTVGSLKILFHRETKKILGIHCFGERASEIVHIGQAIMQQKGDGNTLDYFVNTTFNYPTMAEAYRVAALNGLNRIF
- a CDS encoding uracil-DNA glycosylase family protein is translated as MKYEKESFDALMNRVRACTLCEAALPQAPRPVLAASEHSRIVIIGQAPGILAHDSATPWNDRSGDRLRRWMGIDTNTFYNEKLISLIPMGFCFPGYKNGADAPPRKECAPAWHHQLLSRINPSLTVLVGRYAQQFYCPKYKTLTEAVQSEAHASQSIIITPHPSGRNNRWLGKNPWFESSLVPALQQRVQALLEN
- a CDS encoding phosphoadenylyl-sulfate reductase; this translates as MSSADPLLQQPLTLNADSAQLDAINAHLETLTAAQRVEWALDNLPANPIVSSSFGAQSAVMLHLLTQQQPEIPVVLTDTGYLFPETYQFIDDMTKRLNLNLHVYSASMSAAWQEARFGRLWEQGMEGLEQYNQMNKVEPMQRALSELNAGTWFAGLRRSQSDSREKLPVLQKVGDQFKLYPIIDWSNKDLHYYLKEHDLPYHPLWEQGYVSIGDWHTTQSLQEGMSEQDTRFFGLKRECGLHEFGDGI
- a CDS encoding TIGR03899 family protein, translating into MSSKPFSANVSDKTSNLKKPDEKTNTSDFVNAGSAQLDNWFELSGININDQTPDDSGDNYAVDRRLRAQTLNRINNLKRIGNIARNVSIKASPQKELDPDWFFAFQALAENIYSAAMQELWGKILAVELSAPGSFSLRSLETIRLLTERDARLFRRAVSIASWPARSAIPRILVGYYRRRAVIDILRPQPPGQLNLSSFGLSYPDLLALIDLKLIFASEIESSELAPGIPVHWRCGRQSYSLQAKKPGSALVYYKFTSVGAELFRLFEKKQTDDYLTALYQLMSPAFFVEYDD
- a CDS encoding pyridine nucleotide transhydrogenase — its product is MRKSLLGLALLTTTGIAHAESNENQLFDCMDRTTFEVNSECMSNQITSNIRFKEAEQKVVNMASESRGDYAIATMTFDPRKMQIDIVAHRDALQAMNRVSTKN
- a CDS encoding sensor histidine kinase, with the translated sequence MHSVKRLLASHPQIWWWVATILLLALLAGLFQFERRISSAITSLNNEHLNLLSLGNSEFNRQLGDIRNSTRLLDTHIQDLLNEKPSRAASSVFRRVGSTLENVSQLRWLDLDGQEQIRINFSGFSFDLVDKEKLQNKSHRPYVKAIQQSLPGTLLLSRMTLNKENGQVVIPYEPTIRAMLHTAPTHPMGEGFLIVNFRQTELMIFLKSLSSPNSILLMADDTPQWVLHPELQKLWSGKVGGPGVDIEDAWARLASNNAVSMFVAKDLRIFSISKLAIHLSEDAQRTQTLFFIAETPASFYLELRRQALIPASITAAIILLIGAIALYRELITSYRIKMLGTRLKHEKAELQQALALQEQLREELVEIEKMASLGMLVSGVAHELNTPLGAVIMSVSSQQSRLHDLKKQIESGLRKSALDDFLQQSDTSIQLALSNLQRASQLIKRFKRLSVDRSSEHITHFNLLQNASDIINAMGPQLKNSPVELKLDIPKSIYLTSYPGIVSQVLQNLINNSLTHAFSPGQHGIITISANRQDDRVIISIKDDGNGIDPSVADTLFDPFVTSGRHKGNSGLGLHLIHQWVTQVLEGQIHVAAADGGGTVFTLNLATRVKEAKDGSQRSVNS